A single Heterodontus francisci isolate sHetFra1 chromosome 11, sHetFra1.hap1, whole genome shotgun sequence DNA region contains:
- the LOC137375241 gene encoding transcription cofactor HES-6-like, protein MAPSYKPSKPGSVRDEGDYYTVKEDRKTRKPLIEKKRRARINESLQELRLILADTELQSKMENAEVLEMTVKRVQSIVRNRNVETERFNQEANERFAAGYIQCMHEVHTFVSNCPGIDSAVAAELLNHLLESMPLSEDHFQDLLGELMAETGPSMWPGPDDVCHLLVSPGGGIQTSPSALSPLSTASSDDLCSDLDEADSPTAGQSSLLQEKVDHCRTESTSPVMYSKSVWRPW, encoded by the exons ATGGCTCCATCGTACAAACCCAGCAAACCTGGATCTGTCAGGGATGAAGGGGACTATTATACAGTAAAAGAAGATCGAAAG ACTCGCAAGCCACTGATCGAGAAAAAGAGACGAGCCCGCATTAATGAAAGCTTGCAAGAACTGAGATTGATCTTGGCGGATACGGAA CTGCAGTCGAAAATGGAGAATGCGGAGGTGTTGGAGATGACCGTGAAACGTGTCCAAAGCATAGTTCGCAACAGAAATGTTG AAACAGAAAGGTTTAACCAGGAAGCGAATGAGAGATTTGCAGCCGGCTACATTCAGTGTATGCATGAGGTCCATACTTTCGTCTCAAACTGCCCAGGGATCGACTCTGCAGTGGCCGCCGAGTTACTGAACCACCTATTGGAGTCTATGCCATTGAGCGAAGATCATTTTCAGGATTTACTGGGCGAATTAATGGCTGAAACTGGCCCCAGTATGTGGCCTGGGCCTGACGATGTGTGCCACTTATTGGTGTCCCCCGGAGGTGGTATCCAGACCAGCCCCTCAGCACTGTCTCCTTTATCCACCGCTTCCAGCGATGATCTGTGTTCCGATCTAGATGAAGCGGATTCGCCTACTGCTGGACAGAGTTCCTTGTTGCAAGAAAAAGTAGATCACTGTAGGACAGAAAGCACGTCCCCTGTAATGTATTCAAAATCAGTCTGGAGGCCATGGTAA